A region from the Halomarina litorea genome encodes:
- a CDS encoding MBL fold metallo-hydrolase, translated as MRVTFLGTGSAMPTGERFQTGLLLEADGRDPLLVDCGSGVLHALARTDVGYEGVSTVLLTHHHLDHVADLLPLLKAKWLAGTTDLTVAGPEGTRELVEGLLDVHDYLQGRVDLTFEEVGPGAFSVGGYDVEAVETVHSLYCLAYRFADPDGGDFVFSGDSEAIDAIADLAEGASVLAHDCSFPDSVDVSNHPTPTQLGEVLAGHDIGTVYLTHLYPHTDGEHESMLESVGADDDDEVRFARDGLTVDTGGTDEEAG; from the coding sequence ACTGGCCTCCTCCTCGAAGCGGACGGGCGCGATCCCCTGCTCGTGGACTGCGGGAGCGGCGTCCTGCACGCTCTCGCGCGGACCGACGTGGGCTACGAGGGCGTCTCGACCGTCCTGCTCACCCACCACCACCTCGACCACGTCGCGGACCTCCTGCCGCTCCTGAAGGCCAAGTGGCTGGCGGGGACGACGGACCTCACCGTCGCGGGGCCCGAGGGCACCCGCGAACTCGTGGAGGGACTGCTGGACGTCCACGACTACCTGCAGGGGCGCGTGGACCTCACGTTCGAGGAGGTCGGTCCCGGGGCGTTCTCCGTCGGCGGGTACGACGTGGAGGCCGTCGAGACGGTCCACTCGCTGTACTGTCTGGCCTACCGCTTCGCCGACCCCGACGGGGGTGACTTCGTCTTCTCGGGGGACTCGGAGGCCATCGACGCCATCGCCGACCTCGCGGAGGGCGCGAGCGTGCTGGCCCACGACTGTTCGTTCCCGGACAGCGTGGACGTCTCGAACCACCCCACCCCGACCCAGTTGGGCGAGGTCCTCGCCGGCCACGATATCGGGACGGTGTACCTCACGCACCTCTACCCGCACACCGACGGCGAACACGAGTCCATGCTCGAGTCGGTCGGGGCCGACGACGACGACGAGGTGCGCTTCGCCCGCGACGGCCTGACCGTCGACACGGGGGGCACCGACGAGGAAGCGGGATGA
- a CDS encoding poly-gamma-glutamate hydrolase family protein, which yields MNDRTTRRTFLAAAGGAVAASSVATAGTGDVTTTRGDVVVRVSAGRWDDERCSLPGSVLDRYGLVTGQQVRLWYGGTCALFTVDRTDGDEAVVADDGAERLEAPEDDFTAELDTQVVDPAVDETTAREEGGFVEASRSGTDLLAVAPHGGYIEYGTGDQAERVADALGGGLWRCSGWSPGGGAYRRWHITSTDLHPDSLPALADVAEDAYRHAVAFHGWSNDGVGVGGGAPRDVLEHVRDTVREHADGAFPVCLVADPAYDGTDPDNVVNWLTEGGDGGVQLEQGWSVRTDHRDVVADAVVAAFDSL from the coding sequence GTGAACGACAGAACGACCAGACGGACGTTCCTCGCGGCGGCCGGTGGCGCCGTGGCGGCCTCGTCCGTCGCCACTGCTGGGACCGGTGACGTGACCACGACTCGCGGCGACGTCGTCGTCCGCGTTTCGGCGGGACGCTGGGACGACGAGCGGTGTTCGCTCCCCGGGAGCGTCCTCGATCGATACGGACTCGTGACGGGCCAGCAGGTACGCCTCTGGTACGGCGGCACCTGCGCGCTGTTCACCGTCGACCGGACCGACGGCGACGAGGCCGTCGTCGCCGACGACGGGGCGGAACGTCTGGAGGCGCCCGAGGATGACTTCACTGCCGAACTCGACACGCAGGTCGTCGACCCCGCGGTGGACGAGACCACCGCCCGCGAGGAGGGTGGGTTCGTCGAGGCGTCGCGGTCGGGGACCGACCTGCTCGCCGTCGCCCCGCACGGCGGCTACATCGAGTACGGGACGGGCGACCAGGCCGAACGGGTCGCCGACGCCCTCGGCGGCGGCCTCTGGCGCTGTTCGGGGTGGTCGCCCGGCGGCGGTGCCTACCGGCGCTGGCACATCACCTCCACGGACCTCCATCCGGACTCGCTGCCCGCACTCGCGGACGTCGCCGAGGACGCCTATCGCCACGCGGTGGCGTTCCACGGCTGGTCGAACGACGGCGTCGGCGTCGGGGGCGGCGCACCGCGCGACGTACTCGAACACGTCCGCGACACCGTTCGTGAGCACGCCGACGGCGCGTTCCCTGTCTGTCTCGTCGCGGACCCGGCCTACGACGGGACCGACCCGGACAACGTGGTCAACTGGCTGACCGAGGGCGGCGACGGCGGCGTCCAGTTGGAGCAGGGCTGGTCGGTCCGGACCGACCACCGGGACGTCGTCGCGGACGCCGTCGTGGCCGCGTTCGACTCGCTGTAG
- a CDS encoding universal stress protein, with the protein MSSPTRATPGDADRTNPSDRTDRSGGADDYIEASGVLVSVAGTVHDPGVVRAAGAHAAVTGGHLVVLAVLPNDAFVERQRARAAVPELRRFALSEAEMERRHVARRAARRALGGVDVPVTVVGAVGREPDHVLATAREHGCDHVFLADRPAPGRALTRDTLSAVCERFEGPVTVLSERDGESDRPTPL; encoded by the coding sequence ATGTCCTCACCGACGCGGGCGACGCCGGGCGACGCCGACCGTACGAACCCCTCCGACCGGACCGACCGCTCGGGCGGGGCGGACGACTACATCGAGGCGTCGGGGGTGCTGGTTAGCGTCGCCGGGACGGTCCACGACCCGGGGGTCGTCCGGGCGGCGGGGGCCCACGCCGCGGTGACGGGCGGCCACCTCGTCGTCCTCGCCGTCCTGCCGAACGACGCGTTCGTCGAACGCCAGCGGGCGCGGGCGGCCGTCCCCGAACTGCGACGGTTCGCGCTCTCGGAGGCGGAGATGGAGCGCCGACACGTCGCCCGGCGGGCCGCGAGGCGGGCGCTCGGCGGAGTCGACGTGCCCGTGACGGTGGTCGGCGCGGTGGGCCGGGAACCCGACCACGTTCTCGCGACTGCCCGCGAACACGGCTGCGACCACGTCTTCCTCGCGGACCGACCCGCCCCGGGACGAGCGCTGACCCGCGATACGCTCTCTGCGGTCTGCGAGCGCTTCGAGGGGCCCGTGACGGTCCTCTCGGAGCGGGACGGGGAGAGCGACCGCCCGACGCCTCTCTGA
- a CDS encoding mRNA surveillance protein pelota — translation MRIADRHRVEGGREKITVVPESVDDLWHLNYILEPGDRVGGDTSRRVRRDDEQLRDSGGEREHMYVTLAVEETEFARFANRLRVSGTIEDCSREDQLGFHHTLNVEQQEELEVTKHWKPDQLERLEEAVEARDSTDVVIVTVEEAAAHVHDVAQYGAEERVALTGPTGKGEYARSRSELFAELTDVLRRLEVDAIILAGPGFTKQDAYKYIEEEAPEVAELITMVDTSAVGDRGVHEVLKRGAVEDVQAETRIAREAELIDRLMQEIASGEKAAYGVEAVEEAAEFGAVETLLVVDERLRQERGGDGEWTVDANELLETVDQKGGDIVVFSHEFDPGEQLEQLGGVAAILRYRLQ, via the coding sequence ATGCGAATCGCCGACCGTCACCGCGTCGAGGGAGGACGCGAGAAGATCACGGTCGTCCCCGAGTCGGTCGACGACCTCTGGCACCTGAACTACATCCTCGAACCCGGCGACAGAGTGGGGGGAGACACCTCCCGCCGGGTGCGCCGCGACGACGAGCAACTGCGCGACTCCGGCGGCGAACGCGAGCACATGTACGTCACGCTGGCCGTCGAGGAGACGGAGTTCGCCCGCTTCGCCAACCGCCTGCGGGTGTCGGGAACCATCGAGGACTGCTCGCGCGAGGACCAACTCGGCTTCCACCACACGCTCAACGTCGAGCAACAGGAGGAGCTGGAGGTGACGAAACACTGGAAACCCGACCAGCTAGAGCGACTGGAGGAGGCCGTCGAGGCCCGCGACAGCACCGACGTCGTCATCGTCACCGTCGAGGAGGCCGCCGCGCACGTCCACGACGTGGCCCAGTACGGCGCCGAAGAGCGCGTGGCCCTGACCGGCCCGACGGGGAAAGGCGAGTACGCCCGCTCCCGGTCGGAACTGTTCGCGGAACTCACCGACGTGCTTCGTCGGCTGGAGGTGGACGCCATCATCCTCGCCGGGCCGGGGTTCACGAAGCAGGACGCCTACAAGTACATCGAGGAGGAGGCCCCCGAGGTGGCGGAACTGATAACGATGGTCGACACCAGCGCCGTCGGCGACCGGGGCGTCCACGAGGTGCTCAAGCGCGGTGCCGTCGAGGACGTGCAGGCCGAGACCAGAATCGCCCGCGAGGCGGAACTCATCGACCGCCTGATGCAGGAGATAGCGAGCGGCGAGAAGGCGGCTTACGGCGTCGAGGCGGTCGAGGAAGCCGCCGAGTTCGGGGCCGTCGAGACGCTCCTCGTCGTGGACGAGCGCCTCCGACAGGAACGCGGCGGCGACGGCGAGTGGACCGTGGACGCCAACGAGTTGCTGGAGACGGTCGACCAGAAGGGCGGCGACATCGTCGTCTTCTCCCACGAGTTCGACCCCGGCGAGCAACTGGAGCAACTGGGCGGCGTCGCCGCCATCCTGCGCTACCGCCTCCAGTAA
- a CDS encoding zinc-dependent alcohol dehydrogenase family protein: protein MRAAVLKKHGEPLEIEEVDEPDLSPTGAIVEVEACGICRSDWHGWQGDWDWLDLKTPEGQILGHEPAGRVVEVGEQVSHISEGDHVAVPFNLGDGTCMECRRGHSNTCENVMPLGFVEPVPGAFAEQLHVPAADHNLVHLPDGVSSVDMAGLGCRFMTSFHALAHRADVSAGDWVAVHGCGGVGLSAVHIADALGANVVAVDLMDDKLDKAKELGAVEVVNAGDAENVPEDVKALAGGAADVSVDALGIETTCQNSVLSLGNRGQHVQIGLTTQDEQGMIPLPTDAMVMQEIEFIGSLGMPPTRYDEIFRMVATGKLNPSAVVSETVALDDVSDKLASMTDFETVGIPVIDQFD, encoded by the coding sequence ATGCGCGCAGCAGTTCTCAAGAAGCACGGCGAACCGCTCGAAATCGAGGAGGTCGACGAACCGGACCTCTCGCCCACCGGTGCCATCGTGGAGGTAGAGGCCTGCGGTATCTGCCGGTCGGACTGGCACGGCTGGCAGGGCGACTGGGACTGGCTGGACCTCAAGACGCCCGAGGGGCAGATTCTGGGCCACGAACCGGCCGGCCGAGTGGTAGAAGTCGGCGAGCAGGTGAGCCACATCTCGGAGGGCGACCACGTCGCCGTCCCGTTCAACCTCGGCGACGGCACTTGCATGGAGTGTCGCCGCGGCCACTCCAACACCTGCGAGAACGTGATGCCACTCGGGTTCGTCGAACCCGTCCCCGGCGCGTTCGCCGAGCAACTCCACGTCCCCGCCGCCGACCACAACCTCGTTCACCTCCCGGACGGCGTCTCCTCGGTGGACATGGCCGGTCTCGGCTGTCGGTTCATGACCTCGTTCCACGCGCTGGCCCACCGCGCAGACGTGAGCGCGGGCGACTGGGTGGCGGTCCACGGCTGTGGCGGTGTCGGCCTCTCGGCGGTCCACATCGCCGACGCTCTCGGCGCGAACGTCGTCGCCGTCGACCTCATGGACGACAAACTCGACAAGGCGAAGGAACTCGGCGCGGTCGAGGTGGTCAACGCCGGCGACGCCGAGAACGTCCCCGAGGACGTGAAGGCGCTGGCGGGCGGCGCGGCCGACGTGAGCGTGGACGCCCTCGGCATCGAGACGACCTGCCAGAACTCCGTGTTGAGCCTCGGCAACCGCGGTCAGCACGTCCAGATCGGACTGACGACGCAGGACGAACAGGGGATGATTCCCCTCCCGACGGACGCGATGGTGATGCAGGAAATCGAGTTCATCGGGTCGCTCGGCATGCCCCCGACGCGCTACGACGAGATATTCCGCATGGTCGCCACGGGCAAACTCAACCCGAGTGCGGTCGTCAGCGAGACGGTCGCGCTCGACGACGTGTCGGACAAACTCGCCTCGATGACTGACTTCGAGACGGTCGGCATCCCCGTCATCGACCAGTTCGACTGA
- the rqcH gene encoding ribosome rescue protein RqcH: MDKKRELTSVDCAALVRELGAYEGAKVDKAYLYGEDLLRLKLRDFERGRLELLVEVGDPKRAHLSAPERVPDAPGRPPNFAMMLRNRLSGADFAGVDQFEFDRILTFHFEREDGDTHIVAELFGDGNVAVCDDNYEVLGCLETVRLKSRTVAPGALYDYPSSRFNPMSVDREGFDARMDGSDTDIVRTLATQLNFGGLWAEELCTRAGVEKTKDITEAEESDYEALYRELDRLRTVLRSGEFDPRVYYDDDEGGEGEDAEEEGRRVDVTPIPLEEHEALHSEQFSNFNDALDDYFFHFEEESDTGGSSGADDGRPDFEEEIAKYERIIAQQEGAIESFEEDARDEREKAELLYSRYDLVDDVISAVRNARAEDTPWDDIAARFEEGADRGIEAAEAVVDVDGAKGTVTLDVEGTRVTVDPSMGVEKNADRLYTEAKRIEEKKEGALEAIEDTREQLADVKARKEEWSADDAPEEPDEEGEDVDWLTRGSVPVRRDEQWYERFRWFHTSDGFLVIGGRNADQNEEIVKKYMEKGDRFFHTQAHGAPATVLKATGPSEASKEVDFPESSLEEAAQFAISYSSVWKDGHFSGDVYMVEPNQVSKTPESGEYVEKGSFVVRGDRTYFRDTPVGCAVGIAVEPQSQVLGGPPSAVESRTVTSIAVEPGQYAQNDIAKILYREFRSRFTDQTYVRKVASPDKIQEFLPAGGSRMVDE; the protein is encoded by the coding sequence ATGGACAAGAAGCGCGAGCTCACGAGCGTCGACTGTGCGGCCCTCGTCCGTGAACTCGGTGCGTACGAGGGGGCGAAAGTCGACAAGGCCTACCTCTACGGCGAGGACCTCCTGCGCCTGAAGCTCCGCGACTTCGAGCGCGGGCGTCTGGAACTCCTCGTGGAGGTGGGCGACCCGAAGCGGGCGCACCTCTCGGCCCCCGAGCGCGTCCCCGACGCGCCGGGTCGACCGCCGAACTTCGCGATGATGCTCAGGAATCGCCTCTCGGGGGCGGACTTCGCGGGCGTCGACCAGTTCGAGTTCGACCGCATCCTCACCTTCCACTTCGAACGCGAGGACGGCGACACTCACATCGTCGCGGAACTGTTCGGCGACGGGAACGTCGCGGTCTGCGACGACAACTACGAGGTGCTCGGCTGTCTGGAGACGGTTCGCCTGAAGTCTCGGACCGTCGCGCCGGGCGCGCTGTACGACTACCCCTCCTCGCGGTTCAACCCGATGAGCGTCGACCGCGAGGGGTTCGACGCGCGGATGGACGGGTCGGACACCGACATCGTGCGCACCCTCGCCACCCAGTTGAACTTCGGCGGCCTCTGGGCGGAGGAACTCTGCACCCGCGCGGGCGTCGAGAAGACGAAGGACATCACGGAGGCCGAGGAGTCGGACTACGAGGCGCTGTACCGCGAACTCGACCGTCTGCGGACGGTCCTGCGCTCGGGGGAGTTCGACCCGCGGGTGTACTACGACGACGACGAGGGCGGTGAGGGTGAGGACGCGGAGGAGGAGGGCCGGCGCGTGGACGTCACCCCCATCCCGCTGGAGGAACACGAGGCGCTCCACAGCGAGCAGTTCTCGAACTTCAACGACGCGCTGGACGACTACTTCTTCCACTTCGAGGAGGAGAGCGACACCGGCGGGTCCAGCGGCGCGGACGACGGCCGCCCCGACTTCGAGGAGGAGATCGCGAAGTACGAACGTATCATCGCCCAGCAGGAGGGTGCCATCGAGAGCTTCGAGGAGGACGCACGGGACGAACGCGAGAAGGCGGAACTGCTGTACTCGCGCTACGACCTCGTCGACGACGTCATCTCCGCGGTCCGGAACGCGCGTGCCGAGGACACCCCGTGGGACGACATCGCCGCGCGCTTCGAGGAGGGGGCCGACCGGGGCATCGAGGCCGCAGAGGCCGTCGTCGACGTCGACGGGGCGAAGGGGACCGTCACGCTCGACGTCGAGGGCACCCGCGTCACCGTCGACCCGTCGATGGGCGTCGAGAAGAACGCCGACCGCCTCTACACCGAGGCCAAGCGCATCGAGGAGAAGAAGGAGGGCGCACTGGAGGCCATCGAGGACACCCGCGAGCAACTGGCCGACGTGAAGGCGCGAAAGGAGGAGTGGTCGGCCGACGACGCGCCCGAGGAACCCGACGAGGAGGGGGAGGACGTCGACTGGCTGACCCGCGGGTCCGTGCCGGTCAGGCGCGACGAACAGTGGTACGAGCGCTTCCGCTGGTTCCACACGAGCGACGGCTTCCTCGTCATCGGGGGACGCAACGCCGACCAGAACGAGGAGATCGTCAAGAAGTACATGGAGAAGGGCGACCGCTTCTTCCACACGCAGGCCCACGGCGCGCCCGCCACCGTCCTGAAGGCGACCGGACCGAGCGAGGCGTCGAAGGAGGTCGACTTCCCCGAGTCCTCCCTCGAAGAGGCCGCCCAGTTCGCCATCTCGTACTCCTCGGTGTGGAAGGACGGCCACTTCTCGGGGGACGTCTACATGGTCGAACCGAACCAGGTGAGCAAGACGCCCGAGAGCGGCGAGTACGTCGAGAAGGGGTCGTTCGTCGTCCGGGGCGACCGCACCTACTTCCGGGACACCCCGGTCGGGTGTGCGGTGGGTATCGCCGTCGAACCGCAGTCGCAGGTCCTCGGCGGGCCGCCGAGCGCCGTCGAATCGCGGACGGTCACCTCCATCGCGGTCGAACCGGGCCAGTACGCCCAGAACGACATCGCGAAGATACTGTACCGGGAGTTCCGCTCGCGGTTCACCGATCAGACGTACGTCCGGAAGGTCGCCAGCCCCGACAAGATACAGGAGTTCCTCCCGGCGGGCGGCAGTCGGATGGTCGACGAGTAG
- a CDS encoding cold-shock protein: protein MAKGKVDFFNDTGGYGFISTDDADEDVFFHMEDVGGPDLEEGQEVEFDIEQADKGPRAKNLQRL, encoded by the coding sequence ATGGCGAAAGGTAAGGTTGATTTCTTCAACGACACCGGCGGCTACGGTTTCATCTCGACGGACGATGCGGACGAGGACGTCTTCTTCCACATGGAGGACGTCGGCGGTCCGGACCTCGAAGAGGGGCAGGAAGTCGAATTCGACATCGAGCAGGCTGACAAGGGCCCGCGCGCCAAGAACCTGCAGAGGCTCTAA
- a CDS encoding cold-shock protein translates to MAKGKVDFFNDTGGYGFITTDEADEDVFFHMEDVGGPDLEEGQEVEFDIVQADKGPRAKNLQRL, encoded by the coding sequence ATGGCGAAAGGTAAGGTCGACTTCTTCAACGACACCGGCGGCTACGGTTTCATCACGACGGACGAGGCGGACGAGGACGTCTTCTTCCACATGGAAGACGTCGGCGGCCCGGACCTCGAAGAGGGGCAGGAAGTGGAGTTCGATATCGTGCAGGCCGACAAGGGCCCGCGCGCCAAGAACCTCCAGCGCCTGTAA
- a CDS encoding MBL fold metallo-hydrolase: MTSDVTELAAGVYDITCVRRAEGRIRAFLVDADSPTLFDAGLPDTADTLVEGIESTGVTPEQVAVTHADFDHVGGADAVCDAFDADLLVPEGSDPDVETTPTFYGAGETVAGFEAVHVPGHRGHQHAWVNEERGVAVLADAVSGADQRGLPQGYFHLPPAKYTDDLNLAEENLAAFREYDFEVGLVYHGSSVLDGASETLHEYAAIVE; the protein is encoded by the coding sequence ATGACCTCCGACGTAACGGAACTCGCAGCGGGCGTCTACGACATCACCTGTGTCCGGCGTGCGGAGGGGCGCATCCGCGCCTTTCTCGTCGACGCCGACTCGCCCACCCTGTTCGACGCGGGCCTCCCGGACACGGCCGACACCCTCGTCGAGGGTATCGAGTCGACCGGCGTCACCCCCGAACAGGTCGCCGTGACTCACGCGGACTTCGACCACGTCGGCGGCGCGGACGCGGTCTGCGACGCCTTCGACGCCGACCTCCTCGTTCCGGAGGGGTCCGACCCCGACGTGGAGACCACCCCCACCTTCTACGGCGCGGGCGAGACGGTCGCCGGGTTCGAGGCCGTCCACGTCCCCGGCCACCGCGGCCACCAGCACGCCTGGGTCAACGAGGAGCGCGGGGTGGCCGTCCTCGCGGACGCCGTCAGCGGGGCCGACCAGCGCGGCCTCCCGCAGGGCTACTTCCACCTCCCGCCCGCGAAGTACACCGACGACCTCAACCTCGCGGAGGAGAACCTCGCCGCCTTCCGCGAGTACGACTTCGAGGTCGGACTCGTGTACCACGGCTCCTCGGTCCTCGACGGCGCGAGCGAGACCCTCCACGAGTACGCGGCGATAGTGGAGTAG
- a CDS encoding NAD(P)/FAD-dependent oxidoreductase, whose amino-acid sequence MRDIAIVGAGAAGAAAAYALRESGDRVTVFEKSRGVTGRAATRRRDDCRYDHGANYVKSDDGRVNDLLTSVLDTEGLVDVEEPVYAFEADGTISEGRDADEHKWTYTEGLTQLGKRLFATADATVEHATRVCDVTHESEEGRDRWTLADADGEGLGTFDALLLTPPAPQTAELLSAMSWDDDRRARVHDAVASVEYVSIVTAVLHYPFPTEYPWYAAVNTDKDHPVGWLSREECKDGHVPEGESLLIAQMGQEWSAERIDDDSDEVVAEAVGHVAELLGEGRFADPDWTDYQGWRYAQPKAGVEGGAHLACEDASLYFAGDWVAGEGRVHAALRNGLEVGERIADGDGE is encoded by the coding sequence ATGCGCGACATCGCCATCGTCGGTGCCGGCGCGGCCGGTGCGGCGGCCGCCTACGCCCTCCGCGAGTCCGGCGACCGGGTGACCGTCTTCGAGAAGTCACGCGGCGTCACTGGCCGGGCGGCCACCCGCCGGCGGGACGACTGCCGGTACGACCACGGCGCAAACTACGTCAAGAGCGACGACGGCCGCGTGAACGACCTCCTCACGTCCGTCCTCGACACGGAGGGCCTCGTCGACGTCGAGGAACCCGTCTACGCCTTCGAGGCCGACGGGACCATCTCCGAGGGCCGGGACGCCGACGAGCACAAGTGGACCTACACGGAGGGTCTCACCCAACTGGGCAAACGGCTGTTCGCCACCGCGGACGCCACCGTCGAACACGCTACGCGCGTCTGCGACGTCACTCACGAGAGCGAGGAGGGGCGCGACCGCTGGACGCTCGCGGACGCCGACGGCGAAGGACTGGGGACGTTCGACGCCCTCTTGCTCACTCCCCCAGCCCCACAGACCGCCGAACTCCTCTCGGCGATGTCGTGGGACGACGACCGCCGGGCGAGGGTCCACGACGCCGTGGCGTCCGTCGAGTACGTCTCCATCGTCACCGCCGTCCTGCACTACCCCTTCCCCACCGAGTACCCGTGGTACGCCGCCGTCAACACCGACAAGGACCACCCGGTCGGGTGGCTCTCGCGCGAGGAGTGCAAGGACGGCCACGTCCCCGAGGGGGAGTCGCTGCTCATCGCGCAGATGGGCCAGGAGTGGTCCGCGGAGCGAATCGACGACGACTCCGACGAGGTGGTCGCGGAGGCCGTCGGACACGTAGCCGAACTGCTCGGTGAGGGCCGGTTCGCCGACCCGGACTGGACAGACTATCAGGGCTGGCGCTACGCACAGCCGAAAGCGGGCGTCGAGGGCGGCGCGCACCTCGCGTGCGAGGACGCGAGCCTCTACTTCGCGGGTGACTGGGTGGCCGGCGAGGGCCGGGTCCACGCCGCCCTGCGGAACGGACTGGAGGTGGGCGAGCGAATCGCGGACGGCGACGGCGAGTAG
- a CDS encoding MBL fold metallo-hydrolase, translating to MERLGVDTTRLELGWREPVVVNAYVHETDRDGARGTGDVTLVDTGLRFNRRSLPAELRAAGYETGDVDRVLLTHYDLDHVGGVCRFDCPVYLGARDVALVRGSWDPPLVHHKGLFHRAVRRLVDLSDADLRPVEGGDRIAGFTAHHTPGHNPGHTAYVHDDGTAFVGDLLWETDGELTTPFWGDSYDMRELRRSVRRFADSAGEVSAICPGHGVPFVRNADARLRSLADRL from the coding sequence ATGGAACGACTCGGTGTGGACACCACACGCCTCGAACTGGGCTGGCGCGAACCCGTCGTCGTGAACGCGTACGTCCACGAGACGGACCGGGACGGCGCGCGCGGGACGGGCGATGTGACGCTCGTGGACACGGGCCTCCGCTTCAATCGCCGCTCGCTCCCCGCGGAACTGCGCGCGGCGGGCTACGAGACGGGTGACGTCGACCGCGTGCTCCTCACGCACTACGACCTCGACCACGTCGGCGGCGTCTGCCGGTTCGACTGCCCGGTGTACCTCGGCGCGCGCGACGTGGCACTCGTCCGCGGGTCGTGGGACCCGCCGCTCGTCCACCACAAGGGCCTGTTCCACCGGGCCGTCCGCCGACTGGTCGACCTCTCGGACGCCGACCTGCGGCCCGTCGAGGGCGGCGACCGCATCGCGGGGTTCACCGCCCACCACACGCCCGGGCACAACCCCGGCCACACCGCCTACGTCCACGACGACGGGACGGCGTTCGTCGGTGACCTCCTCTGGGAGACGGACGGCGAACTCACGACGCCCTTCTGGGGGGACTCCTACGACATGCGCGAACTGCGTCGGAGCGTCCGCCGGTTCGCCGACAGCGCGGGCGAGGTGTCGGCCATCTGTCCCGGCCACGGCGTCCCGTTCGTCCGCAACGCCGACGCCCGCCTCCGTAGCCTCGCGGACCGCCTCTAA